A stretch of candidate division Zixibacteria bacterium HGW-Zixibacteria-1 DNA encodes these proteins:
- a CDS encoding exonuclease, whose product MLIPGVKNKLLIVDLEATCWENKGLFKEMETIEIGAVLADLNDRDSVREYDVFIRPVRNSILSDFCKNLTSIRQEDVDQAETFPVVFPKFLEWAGDPDEYTFASWSGYDKWQFQNDCAFHKMEYPFPTHFDIKKFFSKAHQNRKFGLSRAVRKSGLEFAGTHHRGIDDARNIWRVLRKIIDENEQLELF is encoded by the coding sequence ATGCTGATTCCCGGGGTAAAAAACAAACTTCTCATTGTCGATCTCGAAGCGACCTGCTGGGAGAATAAGGGCTTGTTCAAAGAGATGGAGACGATCGAGATCGGCGCAGTCTTAGCCGATTTGAATGATCGCGACAGTGTCCGCGAATATGATGTTTTTATCCGGCCGGTACGTAATTCCATTTTGTCGGATTTTTGCAAAAATCTGACCTCGATCCGACAGGAAGATGTCGATCAGGCGGAAACATTCCCGGTAGTCTTTCCGAAATTTCTCGAGTGGGCCGGTGATCCGGATGAATATACCTTCGCTTCATGGAGCGGTTATGACAAATGGCAGTTTCAGAATGACTGTGCCTTCCATAAGATGGAATATCCCTTTCCGACTCATTTCGATATCAAGAAGTTCTTTTCGAAAGCGCATCAAAACAGGAAATTCGGTCTCAGCCGGGCCGTCCGAAAGAGCGGGCTGGAGTTCGCGGGGACGCATCATCGCGGAATCGATGATGCCCGCAATATCTGGCGCGTATTAAGAAAAATCATCGACGAGAACGAGCAACTGGAATTATTTTAG
- a CDS encoding phenylalanine ammonia-lyase: MTIVLDGSGLTIEKLVRIARYNEKVELHPDAITRINKCRAMLERKIEAREIMYGVNTGIGEFSEVVLSDEQVKDFQKYLIYNHAAGIGDPAPIEYVRGAMAARINVHAHGNSGSRLEITQTLIDMLNKGVTPFVCQKGSVGACGDLAPMSQIALLLMGEGKAYYQGELLDGKEALNRAGIPIPGLKARDGLATINGSNVLTAMSAIFLYDANRWLKQAEIAAAMSLEALKANMKPYTPKLHEVRGFKGAVRSARSILMMVAGGDLVDGRIKCKVQDAYSMRSTPQVVGAAHDALAYARSQVEIELNGVGDNPIFFPDENIQLSGANFQGSPVSVPMDMAGYCITMVSVMSERRMNRLNNPALSVGLPPFLTKGAGMFSGMMLSQYTADMQIVEQRILSAPASVQSIPAAADQEDFVSMGMNTAIKNFQILDNAYGVLGIELMAAAQALDFREYKFGKGTTKAKDIIRKYVDFLEIDRPLYPDHTRMKELVKSCEILEEVEKEIGSLG; the protein is encoded by the coding sequence ATGACTATAGTTCTGGATGGTTCAGGACTGACCATAGAAAAACTGGTCAGGATTGCCCGGTATAATGAAAAGGTGGAGCTTCACCCGGATGCCATAACGCGAATCAACAAATGCCGCGCCATGCTCGAGAGGAAAATCGAGGCCAGGGAAATCATGTACGGTGTCAATACCGGTATCGGCGAGTTCTCGGAGGTTGTACTTTCGGACGAGCAGGTCAAGGATTTTCAGAAATATTTAATATACAATCATGCGGCCGGTATCGGCGACCCGGCGCCGATCGAGTATGTTCGCGGCGCCATGGCGGCGCGTATAAATGTGCATGCTCATGGAAACTCGGGAAGCCGCCTGGAAATAACTCAGACACTGATCGATATGCTCAACAAAGGCGTCACGCCGTTTGTCTGTCAGAAAGGATCAGTCGGGGCATGCGGCGATTTGGCCCCGATGTCCCAGATTGCATTGTTATTGATGGGCGAGGGGAAAGCGTATTATCAGGGTGAATTGCTGGATGGCAAAGAAGCGCTTAACCGGGCGGGGATTCCGATTCCGGGATTGAAAGCGCGTGACGGGCTGGCCACAATCAACGGCTCCAATGTTCTTACCGCGATGAGTGCCATATTTCTGTATGATGCCAATCGCTGGCTTAAACAGGCCGAAATTGCGGCCGCGATGTCGCTCGAGGCGCTCAAGGCCAACATGAAACCATACACGCCGAAACTGCATGAAGTGCGCGGTTTCAAGGGCGCCGTCAGATCGGCCCGGTCGATTCTCATGATGGTGGCGGGCGGCGACCTGGTTGACGGGCGGATCAAGTGCAAGGTACAGGATGCTTACTCGATGCGTTCCACACCGCAGGTGGTCGGGGCGGCCCATGATGCTCTGGCTTATGCCCGTTCGCAAGTCGAAATCGAGCTGAATGGTGTCGGCGACAACCCGATATTTTTCCCTGATGAAAATATACAGCTTTCCGGGGCCAATTTCCAGGGGTCGCCGGTATCGGTGCCGATGGATATGGCCGGTTACTGTATCACCATGGTTTCGGTCATGTCGGAACGCCGCATGAATCGTCTCAATAACCCGGCCCTGAGTGTCGGTCTGCCGCCGTTTCTGACCAAAGGGGCGGGGATGTTTTCGGGCATGATGCTCTCGCAGTACACCGCCGACATGCAAATTGTCGAGCAGCGGATTCTTTCGGCGCCGGCCTCGGTCCAGTCGATTCCGGCCGCGGCCGACCAGGAGGATTTTGTCTCGATGGGGATGAATACCGCCATCAAGAATTTCCAGATACTCGATAATGCTTATGGTGTGCTCGGTATCGAACTGATGGCGGCGGCTCAGGCGCTCGATTTCCGCGAATATAAATTCGGCAAGGGAACGACGAAGGCCAAAGATATCATTCGCAAGTATGTCGATTTTCTCGAAATCGACCGTCCACTTTACCCTGATCATACGAGGATGAAGGAACTGGTCAAATCGTGCGAGATTCTTGAAGAAGTCGAGAAGGAGATAGGATCGCTGGGGTAG